A section of the Eublepharis macularius isolate TG4126 chromosome 1, MPM_Emac_v1.0, whole genome shotgun sequence genome encodes:
- the HCN3 gene encoding potassium/sodium hyperpolarization-activated cyclic nucleotide-gated channel 3, whose protein sequence is MAAASVAEQIVAADAAAVAAAMAGPDDPGGTFVQRQLGAMLQPAVNKFSLRMFGSHKAVEIEQQRVKSAGFWIIHPYSDFRFYWDLIMLLLMVGNLIILPVGITFFKDENTPPWIVFNVLSDTFFLADLVLNFRTGIVVEDNTEIILDPHTIKMKYLKSWFLVDFVSSIPVDYIFLIVDLETQVDSDVYKTARALRIVRFTKILSLLRLLRLSRLIRYIHQWEEIFHMTYDLASAVVRIFNLIGMMLLLCHWDGCLQFLVPMLQDFPEDCWVSINHMVNDSWGKQYSHALFKAMSHMLCIGYGQQAPEGMTDVWLTMLSMIVGATCYAMFIGHATALIQSLDSSRRQYQEKYKQVEQYMSFHKLPGDTRQRIHEYYEHRYQGKMFDEENILGELSEPLKEEIINFNCRNLVANMPLFANADPNFVTAMLTKLRFEVFQPADFIIREGTVGKKMYFIQHGVVSILTRGSKEMKLSDGSYFGEICLLTRGRRTASVRADTYCRLYSLSVDNFNEVLEEYPMMRRAFETVAMDRLDRIGKKNSILLRKRAEHSSSSVNNEMIQQIVKHDRDMAHNIRDLPPVMAGRELSGKPVIWEPLVHAPLQTAAATTNVAIALTHQQSLAAHIFLPPSSVSSPLSPDSAFIPRHPRRSQPSLGGSHPSSVSSPASGAPSHLQTPAAGSPSSPMVQCPSPLESIGPKGGPPGQALPRPVQKGEPVPGVSQQRLSKSRGTSVSTSLLQQPASTSSILPGRTLHYSLSRATGSHISLFLQPQQLVKHRSTQGLSVGRLTQDIRPLSASQPSLPNRLTLQADIGPSQQARKSAGNLTHRSSPSVTGLLSKPATGTAGQTASTQPVPLGSSRSMSGASTPQSPASTPRHVASPSRKGSVAFSPEVDTGKPKLTSNM, encoded by the exons ATGGCGGCGGCCAGCGTGGCGGAGCAGATCGTGGCGGCGGacgcggcggcggtggcggcggccaTGGCGGGCCCCGACGACCCCGGGGGCACCTTCGTGCAGCGGCAGCTGGGGGCCATGCTGCAGCCGGCCGTCAACAAGTTTTCCCTGCGCATGTTCGGCAGCCACAAGGCGGTGGAGATCGAGCAGCAGCGGGTCAAGTCGGCCGGCTTCTGGATCATCCACCCCTACAGCGATTTCAG GTTCTACTGGGACTTGATCATGTTGCTGCTGATGGTGGGGAATTTGATCATCCTGCCCGTGGGAATCACATTCTTCAAAGACGAGAACACGCCGCCCTGGATCGTCTTCAACGTCCTCTCGGACACCTTCTTCCTGGCTGACTTGGTGCTGAACTTCCGCACGGGCATCGTGGTGGAAGACAACACAGAGATTATCCTGGACCCACACACCATCAAGATGAAGTATCTCAAGAGTTGGTTTTTGGTTGACTTTGTCTCCTCCATCCCTGTCGACTACATCTTCCTCATCGTAGACCTGGAGACCCAGGTGGATTCCGACGTCTACAAAACGGCGCGGGCCCTGCGCATCGTCCGCTTCACCAAGATCCTTAGCTTGTTACGCCTCCTTCGCCTTTCCCGCCTCATCCGATACATCCACCAATGGGAGGAG ATCTTCCACATGACCTACGACCTGGCAAGCGCCGTGGTCCGGATCTTCAACCTTATCGGGATGATGCTTCTGTTGTGCCACTGGGACGGGTGCCTGCAATTCCTCGTCCCGATGCTGCAGGATTTCCCGGAGGACTGCTGGGTGTCCATCAACCACATGGTG AATGACTCTTGGGGAAAACAGTACTCCCACGCTCTCTTCAAGGCCATGAGCCACATGTTGTGCATTGGATACGGGCAGCAGGCACCGGAGGGCATGACTGATGTTTGGTTAACAATGCTGAGCATGATCGTGGGTGCCACCTGTTACGCCATGTTCATCGGCCATGCCACTGCGCTCATCCAGTCTTTGGACTCTTCTCGGCGCCAGTACCAAGAAAAG TACAAGCAAGTGGAACAATACATGTCCTTCCATAAGTTGCCGGGAGACACGCGCCAGCGGATCCATGAGTACTACGAACACCGTTACCAGGGCAAGATGTTTGATGAGGAAAACATTCTTGGGGAGCTGAGTGAACCTTTGAAGGAG GAGATTATCAACTTCAACTGCCGCAACCTGGTGGCCAACATGCCGCTTTTTGCTAATGCTGATCCCAATTTTGTGACCGCCATGTTGACCAAGCTGCGCTTTGAGGTCTTCCAACCGGCAGACTTCATCATCCGTGAGGGAACCGTGGGCAAGAAAATGTATTTCATCCAACACGGCGTAGTCAGCATCCTTACTCGTGGCTCCAAAGAAATGAAACTCTCAGATGGCTCTTACTTCGGTG AGATATGCCTTCTGACTCGGGGTCGGCGTACAGCCAGTGTGCGTGCTGACACCTACTGCCGCCTCTACTCTCTCTCAGTGGATAACTTCAATGAGGTCTTGGAGGAGTACCCGATGATGCGCAGAGCCTTTGAAACTGTGGCTATGGACCGGCTGGACCGCATAG GTAAGAAGAACTCGATCCTGTTGCGCAAGCGGGCAGAGCACAGCTCCAGCAGCGTGAATAATGAGATGATTCAGCAGATTGTCAAACATGACCGTGACATGGCACATAATATCCGGGACCTACCACCAGTGATGGCCGGGCGGGAGCTGAGTGGCAAGCCCGTGATCTGGGAACCGCTGGTGCACGCCCCGCTGCagactgctgccgccaccaccaacgTGGCCATCGCGCTAACACACCAGCAGAGCCTAGCGGCTCACATCTTCCTGCCACCATCCTCCGTGTCCAGCCCTCTCTCTCCAGATTCTGCCTTCATCCCCCGACACCCCCGGCGTTCCCAACCCAGCCTGGGTGGCTCACACCCTTCTTCGGTCAGCTCCCCTGCTTCGGGGGCACCGTCTCATTTACAGACGCCGGCAGCTGGTTCCCCTTCTTCCCCCATGGTCCAGTGTCCATCGCCCTTGGAAAGCATAGGGCCTAAAGGAGGCCCTCCGGGACAGGCCCTCCCTCGGCCAGTCCAGAAGGGAGAGCCGGTCCCTGGAGTGAGCCAGCAGCGACTCTCCAAATCCCGCGGCACTTCTGTCTCGACCTCACTGCTGCAGCAGCCGGCAAGCACCTCGTCCATCCTTCCTGGACGAACTCTTCACTACAGCCTGTCCCGAGCCACCGGCTCCCACATCTCCCTGTTTTTGCAGCCCCAGCAGCTGGTGAAACACCGGAGCACACAGGGACTTTCGGTGGGCCGCCTCACCCAGGATATAAGGCCGCTttcagcctcccagccctccttacCTAACCGGCTCACCCTCCAGGCGGACATAGGCCCTTCCCAGCAGGCCAGGAAGTCAGCTGGGAATCTGACACACCGGTCCTCTCCCTCTGTCACGGGGCTCTTATCCAAACCTGCCACCGGCACCGCAGGCCAGACTGCTTCGACCCAGCCGGTGCCTTTGGGTTCCAGCCGATCCATGAGCGGGGCAAGCACTCCGCAGTCCCCTGCCTCCACGCCCCGGCATGTGGCCAGCCCATCCCGTAAGGGCTCCGTGGCGTTTAGCCCTGAGGTGGACACCGGGAAACCAAAGCTCACGTCCAACATGTGA